A section of the Thermodesulfobacteriota bacterium genome encodes:
- a CDS encoding sigma-54 dependent transcriptional regulator, whose protein sequence is MGSTKILIVDDELVMRKSLSGWLERDGHDVDTAESGEEAIEKIKETRFDLLLVDIKMEGISGLDVLKHVKESDPDVAVVMITAYGSISTAIEAMKNGAFDYLLKPFDPDELGVLIEKIIEQQSQARENLFLKEQYKDRTRFESMIGQSKPMQEVFDLIQDVSAMDSTVLITGETGSGKGLAAKAIHTNSRRSNGPFVLVNCGAIPEHLMESELFGHQKGAFTDAKETKKGRLELAHDGTLFLDEIGEISMRMQIDLLRVLEDRVFYRVGGTQPMEANFRAVAATNRNLEKAIEDETFREDLYYRLNVIAFKMPPLRERKEDIPLLAEHFLRRFSQETNKHIDKISREAIDEMMLHEWPGNVRELENAIERAVVVGKEREIRPEDLPFRCSDDPGFIPTNALKGIEKTHIKKILDNNQWNIAKSAKILGIDRTTLYSKIKRYHMKKSD, encoded by the coding sequence ATGGGGAGCACTAAGATATTAATCGTTGACGATGAATTGGTTATGCGCAAATCACTCAGCGGATGGCTGGAGCGTGACGGCCATGATGTTGATACTGCAGAAAGCGGAGAAGAAGCGATAGAAAAAATAAAGGAGACCCGTTTTGACCTTCTCCTGGTTGACATAAAAATGGAAGGAATAAGCGGGCTGGACGTTTTAAAGCATGTCAAGGAAAGCGATCCTGATGTGGCCGTGGTCATGATTACCGCATACGGATCTATCTCAACTGCAATTGAAGCGATGAAGAATGGGGCGTTCGATTATTTGCTAAAGCCCTTTGATCCTGACGAGCTTGGCGTGTTGATTGAAAAAATCATTGAACAACAGTCACAGGCCCGCGAAAATCTGTTTTTAAAGGAACAATATAAAGACCGAACCCGGTTTGAAAGTATGATCGGGCAGTCAAAACCAATGCAGGAGGTTTTTGACCTGATCCAGGATGTCTCCGCCATGGATTCAACGGTTTTGATCACCGGTGAGACAGGGTCGGGTAAAGGGTTGGCGGCCAAAGCGATTCATACCAACAGTCGTCGCAGCAACGGTCCATTTGTGCTGGTCAACTGCGGTGCCATCCCTGAACATCTAATGGAAAGCGAACTGTTTGGTCATCAGAAAGGGGCTTTTACGGATGCCAAGGAAACCAAAAAAGGACGGCTGGAGCTCGCTCACGACGGCACTCTTTTTCTGGACGAAATCGGTGAAATCAGCATGAGAATGCAAATCGATCTTCTGCGAGTGCTGGAAGATCGTGTTTTTTACCGTGTAGGCGGAACTCAGCCAATGGAAGCCAATTTTCGAGCGGTGGCAGCCACCAATAGAAATCTGGAAAAAGCAATTGAAGATGAAACATTTCGCGAAGACCTTTATTACCGCCTGAATGTCATTGCCTTTAAAATGCCGCCTCTCCGGGAGCGCAAAGAAGACATACCTCTTCTGGCTGAACACTTTCTCAGACGTTTTTCCCAGGAAACAAATAAGCATATTGATAAGATCAGCCGCGAGGCAATAGATGAGATGATGCTCCACGAATGGCCCGGTAACGTCAGGGAACTTGAAAATGCCATTGAGAGAGCGGTGGTGGTGGGAAAAGAACGTGAGATCCGTCCTGAAGATCTGCCTTTCCGTTGTTCCGATGACCCTGGCTTCATTCCAACAAACGCTTTAAAGGGTATTGAAAAGACCCATATCAAGAAGATACTTGATAATAACCAGTGGAATATAGCCAAAAGCGCAAAAATTTTGGGCATTGATCGTACCACTCTTTACAGCAAAATCAAACGCTATCACATGAAAAAATCGGATTGA